Proteins from one Coleofasciculus chthonoplastes PCC 7420 genomic window:
- a CDS encoding DUF1611 domain-containing protein — protein sequence MTIRKETALIYCENQFSLADGKTAAGLVRHSERYTIVGVIDSSRAGKDAGEELGQEKNGIPIFANLNEALINLSEVPNCYIYGKAPLDAFISQAERLLILEAMEKGMDIINGLHQFFSEDQEFTQMAAQHNIQIKDIRKPPQLQDLHVFTGQLSKINVPVIAILGTDCACGKMTTAIELNKSLKTLGIKSVLVATGQTALMQGAMYGISIDALISQFVIGEIENSIIQAFDNERPDIILVEGQSAVSHPAFMSSLGILKGSMPDGIILQHPPARKFRCDFPHLPMPTVESEIKLIEAISQAKVMAIALSHENLADEEILTIIEDYERQFQLPTMDVLNHGCQKIIQALGDHFPNLNQTIKRKSLEKMPVLGMR from the coding sequence ATGACAATCAGAAAAGAAACGGCTTTAATTTACTGCGAAAATCAATTTAGTTTAGCAGACGGAAAAACTGCTGCTGGGTTGGTTCGACACTCTGAACGGTATACAATTGTTGGGGTGATTGATAGTTCACGAGCGGGTAAAGACGCAGGGGAAGAATTAGGGCAAGAAAAGAATGGTATACCCATTTTTGCTAATTTAAATGAAGCATTAATTAACCTTTCAGAGGTTCCCAACTGTTACATTTATGGCAAAGCTCCTTTAGATGCCTTTATATCCCAGGCAGAACGGCTTCTTATCTTAGAAGCCATGGAAAAAGGAATGGATATCATTAACGGTCTTCATCAGTTTTTCTCTGAAGATCAAGAGTTTACCCAGATGGCTGCCCAACATAATATCCAAATTAAAGATATCAGAAAACCTCCACAATTACAAGATTTGCACGTCTTTACGGGTCAACTCTCTAAAATTAATGTTCCTGTAATCGCCATATTAGGTACAGATTGTGCTTGCGGCAAAATGACAACCGCAATAGAACTCAACAAGTCCCTCAAGACTCTCGGCATAAAGTCAGTATTGGTAGCGACGGGTCAAACTGCTTTGATGCAGGGAGCAATGTATGGCATATCGATTGATGCTCTGATTTCCCAATTTGTGATTGGTGAAATAGAAAACTCTATTATTCAAGCCTTTGACAACGAACGTCCCGACATCATTTTAGTTGAGGGACAGAGTGCCGTTAGTCATCCCGCTTTTATGAGTTCTCTCGGCATCTTGAAAGGAAGTATGCCCGATGGTATTATCCTTCAACATCCACCAGCTAGGAAATTTCGGTGCGATTTTCCTCATTTGCCAATGCCAACTGTTGAGAGCGAAATTAAACTGATTGAAGCGATTTCTCAAGCTAAAGTTATGGCGATTGCATTAAGCCATGAAAACCTAGCAGATGAAGAGATTTTGACAATCATAGAGGATTATGAGAGGCAGTTTCAATTGCCGACAATGGATGTCTTGAATCATGGATGCCAAAAAATCATTCAAGCCTTAGGTGATCATTTTCCAAACCTGAATCAAACCATCAAGCGGAAGAGTTTAGAAAAAATGCCTGTATTGGGAATGAGGTAG
- a CDS encoding helix-turn-helix transcriptional regulator, with protein MTVPSTMNRSLHSFFQAIADARDEQELRLQIMDELGEHFQAQYWGLCLLNEDSHAAEVQMQGGADTEGFVADYNKLARKVDPVLRYVIEHHAPAHEQLVFSPEVWKQSELYQNCYARYDHEHVMMGPIVSGGRLMGGVYFARASDAPAFDYKDLADLTGLCLHLSSRLATLRSQAKKSQSLVANRLTPREREIADLVAKGLTNAEIGAELWITQNSVKQALKRMFRKLNVSARAELVARLQDTV; from the coding sequence ATGACCGTGCCAAGTACGATGAACCGTTCTCTCCACAGTTTTTTCCAAGCGATCGCAGATGCTCGTGATGAGCAGGAACTTCGCCTGCAAATTATGGACGAATTAGGGGAGCATTTTCAGGCGCAGTATTGGGGGCTGTGTCTGCTCAACGAAGATTCTCACGCGGCTGAGGTGCAGATGCAAGGGGGAGCGGATACGGAGGGGTTTGTCGCCGATTACAATAAGCTGGCGCGGAAGGTCGATCCGGTGTTACGCTACGTCATAGAACACCATGCTCCCGCCCATGAACAACTGGTATTCTCTCCAGAGGTTTGGAAACAATCTGAACTGTACCAGAATTGTTATGCTCGCTACGATCACGAACATGTGATGATGGGTCCGATTGTCAGTGGGGGGCGTTTAATGGGTGGGGTATATTTTGCCCGTGCTTCTGATGCACCTGCGTTTGATTATAAAGACTTGGCTGACTTAACCGGATTATGCTTGCATTTATCATCACGTCTGGCTACCTTGCGATCGCAAGCCAAAAAATCCCAGTCTCTCGTCGCTAATCGCCTCACTCCACGGGAACGGGAAATTGCTGATTTAGTTGCCAAGGGGTTGACAAATGCGGAGATTGGTGCTGAACTTTGGATTACTCAAAATTCTGTGAAACAGGCGCTGAAACGGATGTTCCGCAAGCTAAATGTATCAGCGCGTGCGGAGTTAGTGGCGCGATTGCAAGATACTGTGTAG
- a CDS encoding type I restriction endonuclease subunit R, which produces MVTGVGITDTIKSLNDLRVRCNLRQADDERFFSEWVDNLPELDEQEEAGVTRIKQRYDYHRGDGLLLEGTINLLVVSPLLELAGFLDPPFRIRSPYGVGLEFDDPEETIRGFIDTLVVQEQLWILVIESKRTSIPVPAALPQLLAYMLASPQRGSSAFGMATNGDEVVFLKLSQGDSPEYDVSRTFSLFPRRHELSEVLRILKRLGQAVVVAWHT; this is translated from the coding sequence ATGGTTACAGGTGTAGGGATTACAGACACTATAAAAAGCTTAAACGATCTGCGAGTGCGCTGTAATTTGCGACAGGCGGATGATGAGCGCTTTTTCAGTGAGTGGGTTGACAATTTACCCGAACTCGACGAACAAGAAGAGGCGGGTGTTACTCGCATTAAGCAACGCTATGATTATCATCGCGGCGATGGTTTGTTATTAGAAGGTACGATTAATCTGCTGGTGGTTTCGCCACTATTGGAACTTGCAGGGTTTCTTGATCCACCTTTCCGCATTCGTTCGCCTTATGGGGTTGGATTAGAATTTGATGATCCTGAAGAAACGATTCGCGGTTTTATTGATACGCTAGTTGTACAAGAACAACTTTGGATTTTGGTAATTGAGTCGAAGCGAACCAGTATTCCGGTTCCGGCGGCTTTACCGCAGTTACTGGCTTATATGTTAGCGAGTCCCCAGCGGGGGAGTTCAGCATTTGGTATGGCGACAAATGGGGATGAGGTTGTGTTTTTAAAGCTAAGTCAAGGAGATAGTCCAGAGTATGATGTATCGCGGACTTTTTCGCTGTTTCCCAGGCGACATGAGTTAAGCGAGGTTTTGCGGATTTTGAAGCGGTTGGGACAAGCGGTAGTAGTGGCGTGGCACACCTAA
- a CDS encoding ATP-binding protein — translation MSEELITNIYNAFDPFQPLEPDDPVYVDCHQVRGDENIFRELGKKIIRSKQPTCQLYTGHRGVGKSTELKRLKKHLEEKGFFVVYFAADQEDIDSEDAQYTDILLACTRHILEELENLASPKPLQEWLKGRWESLKGLALTEVSLEKVNLETTISQFAKLTATLKAVPSTRETIRKQVDIHSISLIDALNEFITEAKTNLKDSKLAVIADNLDRIVPVTRVDGRSNHDEIFLDRCGQLRALQCHVIYTVPISLVYSNRATQVRDNYGDCQVLPMIMVRNTDNSVYEPGLKTLKELIGKRVGQFAPDASLDTEIFDKSETIERLCLASGGHVREVMQLMQTALDWTDDFHY, via the coding sequence ATGAGCGAGGAGTTAATTACCAATATTTACAACGCCTTCGATCCATTTCAACCGTTAGAACCTGATGATCCAGTTTATGTGGACTGTCATCAAGTACGCGGGGATGAGAATATTTTTCGCGAGTTAGGCAAGAAAATTATCCGATCGAAACAACCCACTTGTCAACTTTACACGGGACATCGAGGAGTCGGCAAGTCAACGGAACTCAAACGGCTCAAAAAGCATCTGGAAGAAAAAGGTTTTTTTGTCGTTTACTTTGCGGCGGATCAGGAAGATATTGACTCGGAAGATGCCCAATATACCGATATTCTCCTCGCTTGTACCCGGCATATTTTAGAGGAACTCGAAAATCTGGCGAGTCCCAAACCCTTGCAAGAGTGGTTGAAAGGGCGATGGGAATCTCTGAAGGGTTTAGCCTTGACAGAAGTATCTTTGGAAAAGGTGAATTTAGAGACGACAATCTCCCAATTTGCCAAACTAACAGCCACATTAAAAGCCGTTCCCAGTACACGAGAAACCATCCGCAAGCAAGTTGATATCCATTCAATTTCTCTAATTGATGCCCTGAATGAATTTATCACGGAAGCTAAGACCAATCTAAAAGACTCGAAACTAGCTGTAATTGCCGACAACCTCGACCGAATTGTACCTGTAACTCGCGTAGATGGACGCAGCAATCATGATGAGATATTTTTAGACCGATGCGGACAACTCAGGGCGTTACAGTGTCATGTTATCTATACTGTACCCATTTCATTAGTGTACTCGAATCGAGCCACACAGGTGCGAGATAATTACGGAGACTGCCAAGTTTTACCGATGATTATGGTGCGAAATACCGATAACTCGGTTTATGAACCTGGATTAAAAACACTCAAAGAACTGATAGGTAAGCGAGTGGGTCAATTTGCCCCTGATGCTTCCCTGGATACCGAAATTTTTGATAAATCTGAAACCATTGAGCGATTGTGTCTGGCGAGTGGGGGTCATGTGCGGGAAGTGATGCAATTGATGCAAACAGCACTCGACTGGACAGATGATTTCCATTACTAA
- a CDS encoding tetratricopeptide repeat protein — translation MKPIPANFIDDFPIDLGEEYQPLRRALKRRRGFGLLFVRCSPAQGERLIARVRKDVPQKTVDVLSLDKPIDNLYEIIDNLPNKDKLDILFIKGIEKSLVDYIKPGIGGEGDYYKEDTVPRILGHLNLQRERFRDDFPICFVFLLPLYALKYFIRRAPDFFDWRSGVWEFPASSDLVEQEASRILSQINSEDILKMNTSEIKQKIFEIKEFCEVYKNYDKKKDLFFTQILLLLANRELDTALIYCQELIHETLEDGCQDFESNPVLIGTTWLSYVIGNNYQKALASCDQLLKLQPKNYQIWLIRGITLSRFARYEAALVSYDKALELQLDDNSVWDHQGYALYHLERYEEAIASYDKALEIQPDDYYAWYFRGIALSYLGRYEEAIASYDKALEIQPDDYYAWYFRGIALSYLGRYEEAIASYDKALEIQPDDYYAWYFRGIALSYLGRYEEAIASYDKALEIKPDYQSGWSHRGNALSFLKRYEEAITSYEKALKFKPDYHYAWYFKACCYALQGNVDLAIENLQQAIKLNPDECREKAKTDSKFDSIREDQRFQALIEG, via the coding sequence ATGAAGCCAATCCCAGCCAATTTTATTGATGATTTTCCTATCGATTTAGGGGAAGAGTATCAACCGCTACGGCGTGCTTTAAAGCGGCGCAGAGGATTTGGCTTGCTGTTTGTCCGCTGTTCTCCTGCCCAAGGGGAACGATTGATTGCCAGAGTACGAAAGGATGTTCCCCAGAAAACAGTTGATGTTTTATCCTTAGACAAGCCTATTGATAATCTCTACGAAATTATTGACAATCTCCCGAACAAAGACAAGCTGGATATTTTGTTTATCAAAGGAATTGAAAAATCTTTGGTGGATTATATCAAGCCGGGGATTGGGGGAGAAGGTGACTATTATAAGGAAGACACTGTACCGAGAATTTTAGGTCATTTGAACCTTCAGCGAGAACGATTCCGCGATGATTTCCCGATTTGCTTTGTTTTTCTGCTGCCGTTATACGCTCTTAAATACTTTATCCGTCGCGCTCCAGATTTTTTTGATTGGCGTTCGGGAGTGTGGGAATTTCCGGCGAGTTCAGATTTAGTTGAGCAAGAAGCAAGCCGCATTCTTTCTCAAATAAACTCTGAAGATATTTTAAAGATGAATACCTCAGAAATAAAACAAAAAATATTTGAAATTAAAGAATTTTGTGAGGTATATAAAAACTACGACAAGAAAAAAGATTTGTTTTTTACGCAAATTTTACTTTTGCTTGCCAACCGTGAACTTGATACGGCATTAATTTACTGTCAAGAATTAATTCACGAAACTCTTGAAGATGGTTGTCAAGACTTCGAGTCAAATCCTGTTTTAATAGGTACAACTTGGTTAAGTTATGTGATTGGCAATAATTATCAGAAGGCACTGGCTAGCTGTGACCAACTCTTAAAACTCCAACCCAAAAATTACCAAATCTGGTTAATACGGGGGATAACTTTATCTCGGTTTGCAAGGTACGAAGCTGCTCTAGTCAGCTACGACAAAGCCCTTGAACTTCAACTTGACGATAATTCTGTCTGGGATCATCAAGGTTATGCGCTGTATCACTTGGAAAGATATGAGGAAGCGATCGCTAGCTATGACAAAGCCCTAGAAATTCAACCTGACGATTATTATGCCTGGTACTTCCGGGGTATTGCACTATCTTATTTGGGAAGATATGAGGAAGCGATCGCTAGCTATGACAAAGCCCTAGAAATTCAACCTGACGATTATTATGCCTGGTACTTCCGGGGTATTGCACTATCTTATTTGGGAAGATATGAGGAAGCGATCGCTAGCTATGACAAAGCCCTAGAAATTCAACCTGACGATTATTATGCCTGGTACTTCCGGGGTATTGCACTATCTTATTTGGGAAGATATGAGGAAGCGATCGCTAGCTATGATAAAGCTTTAGAAATCAAGCCTGACTACCAATCTGGTTGGTCTCACCGAGGTAATGCGCTATCTTTCTTGAAAAGATATGAGGAGGCGATCACCAGTTACGAAAAAGCCCTAAAATTTAAACCCGACTACCACTATGCCTGGTACTTCAAAGCTTGCTGTTATGCTTTGCAGGGTAATGTTGACTTGGCAATCGAGAACTTGCAGCAAGCTATCAAGTTGAATCCTGACGAATGCCGAGAAAAGGCTAAAACCGACTCAAAATTTGACAGCATTCGGGAAGATCAGCGGTTTCAAGCGTTGATAGAGGGCTAA
- the ahr gene encoding NADPH-dependent aldehyde reductase Ahr: MIKAYAAHEPGGQLQPFEYDPGTLGDEEVEIKVEYCGICHSDLSMLDNEWGMTDYPFVPGHEVVGTIAALGDKVTTLNLGQRVGLGWFSGSCMTCEWCMSGNHNLCSNAEGTIVSRHGGFADKVRADYSWVVPLPDGINPATAGPLFCGGITVFNPIVQFDIKPSDRVGVIGIGGLGHIALGFLQAWGCEITAFSSSPDKEAEARELGATHFINSGDVNALESVQNSFDFILATANADLDWNAYIAALRPKGRLHFVGVIPNPLSTPIFPLILGQKSISASPVGSPATISQMINFAARQGVEPITETFSFEQVNEAMEKLRHGKPRYRLVLKHS; encoded by the coding sequence ATGATCAAAGCGTATGCCGCTCATGAACCCGGAGGACAACTCCAACCCTTCGAGTACGATCCCGGTACTCTCGGTGATGAAGAGGTAGAGATTAAGGTCGAGTATTGTGGGATTTGTCACAGTGATCTGAGTATGCTGGACAATGAGTGGGGAATGACCGACTACCCCTTTGTTCCAGGTCATGAAGTTGTGGGTACAATTGCTGCATTGGGCGATAAAGTCACCACGCTCAACCTAGGACAACGAGTTGGATTAGGGTGGTTTTCGGGTTCCTGCATGACGTGTGAATGGTGTATGTCAGGAAATCACAACCTTTGCTCGAACGCAGAAGGGACAATTGTCAGTCGTCATGGTGGATTCGCGGATAAGGTTCGTGCGGATTACAGTTGGGTGGTTCCCCTACCTGATGGGATCAATCCCGCTACCGCAGGTCCGTTGTTCTGCGGCGGGATTACCGTATTTAACCCGATTGTTCAGTTTGACATTAAACCAAGCGATCGCGTTGGCGTAATTGGTATTGGTGGATTAGGTCATATCGCTTTGGGTTTCCTCCAGGCTTGGGGGTGTGAGATCACAGCATTTTCCAGTAGTCCTGATAAAGAAGCAGAAGCACGGGAATTGGGAGCCACTCATTTTATCAATTCGGGCGATGTCAACGCCTTAGAATCCGTGCAGAATTCCTTTGACTTTATTCTCGCCACAGCGAATGCTGACCTCGATTGGAACGCCTACATTGCTGCATTACGTCCCAAAGGTCGGTTACACTTTGTTGGAGTCATTCCCAATCCCTTATCCACCCCCATTTTCCCTCTGATTCTTGGTCAAAAGTCAATTTCAGCTAGTCCAGTGGGGAGTCCAGCAACGATTTCCCAGATGATCAATTTCGCCGCACGACAGGGCGTTGAACCGATTACTGAAACCTTCAGCTTTGAGCAGGTGAATGAGGCGATGGAAAAACTGCGCCATGGTAAACCGCGCTATCGCTTGGTTTTAAAGCATTCATGA
- a CDS encoding dynamin family protein: MEQDVFRELANTLRSAIGLLDGEQNAQLRQDAIALCDYLENPIFRIAVFGPFNYGKSTLLNALLGKRTLPIDLIPTTGAAIHIGYGNELHTRITLSNGQQISENGTDVLKQFAILDDQRRMREDVTNVEVFCPHPFLKTGVELLDLPGTDDRKAQDALVRDQLLSADLIVQVLDGRKLMTLGEREHLRDWLLDRGINTVIFVVNFLNLLEPDEQKQVYNRLLFVAESFRSQLPNNISNIYRVDALPALRYRLKGDTAAAQTTGLDMFESALQSIVATRHESLAFRFPRVQAIASQIQQAATVKVQAVSAEITVAEQKHQTKLEIKQKAQNLIKKGFAASVSDFQGWLYLPKLLERYQSELVTALQQGTFNLWEQGGFKEAIQNHQQGIVKWVHQASEFFDRQPPPDLTIPFPKPPEVKLPEPPPQAKGTKGVTPVAIATGLGWVFGGPVGAAVAGGATYLLNKTPSDSAPPKSSTSYIEQVTQAYTDAATEYLTCFSREAVSALEAYMKLAETVINVNLTNEPLKLTIEHHQLQLLQNVLANLEQELERVRLALN; the protein is encoded by the coding sequence ATGGAACAGGACGTTTTCCGCGAACTTGCTAACACGCTGCGATCGGCAATTGGGTTGCTGGATGGGGAACAAAATGCCCAACTCCGCCAAGACGCGATCGCACTCTGCGATTATCTGGAGAATCCGATTTTCCGCATTGCTGTTTTTGGTCCGTTTAATTACGGGAAATCAACCCTACTCAATGCTTTATTGGGTAAACGTACCCTACCTATCGATTTAATCCCCACCACAGGTGCAGCGATTCATATCGGTTACGGGAACGAATTACACACGCGCATTACGCTCTCTAATGGTCAACAAATCAGCGAGAACGGTACAGATGTCCTGAAACAGTTTGCCATATTAGATGACCAACGGCGGATGCGGGAGGATGTGACGAATGTTGAGGTTTTTTGTCCCCATCCGTTCCTAAAAACGGGGGTAGAATTGCTGGATTTACCGGGAACGGATGATCGGAAAGCCCAGGACGCTTTAGTTCGCGACCAACTGCTCTCGGCTGATTTAATTGTTCAGGTTCTCGATGGTCGTAAGTTGATGACATTAGGGGAGCGAGAACACCTGAGAGATTGGTTGTTGGATAGGGGAATAAATACGGTTATTTTTGTGGTAAATTTTCTAAATTTATTGGAACCCGACGAGCAGAAACAAGTCTATAACCGTTTGCTGTTTGTAGCAGAAAGTTTCCGATCGCAACTGCCCAATAATATCAGTAATATCTATCGCGTCGATGCTCTCCCCGCCTTACGCTATCGACTCAAAGGCGATACCGCCGCCGCCCAAACCACGGGGTTAGATATGTTTGAATCGGCGCTGCAAAGCATTGTCGCCACGCGCCATGAGAGCCTCGCCTTCCGCTTTCCCCGTGTGCAAGCGATCGCGTCTCAAATCCAACAGGCTGCAACTGTCAAAGTGCAAGCCGTTTCTGCTGAAATCACCGTGGCTGAACAAAAGCATCAAACCAAATTAGAGATTAAACAAAAAGCACAAAACCTAATAAAAAAAGGATTCGCCGCCAGTGTGTCTGATTTCCAAGGATGGCTCTATTTACCGAAACTTTTAGAACGCTATCAATCAGAACTGGTTACAGCGCTTCAGCAGGGTACATTTAATCTATGGGAACAAGGTGGTTTTAAAGAGGCGATTCAGAACCATCAACAGGGAATTGTTAAATGGGTGCATCAAGCCAGTGAATTTTTCGATCGCCAACCTCCCCCTGATCTGACGATTCCCTTTCCCAAACCCCCAGAAGTCAAGCTTCCCGAACCCCCACCCCAAGCCAAGGGAACTAAGGGCGTTACTCCAGTTGCGATCGCAACAGGATTGGGTTGGGTATTTGGTGGACCCGTTGGTGCGGCGGTTGCGGGTGGGGCGACGTATTTGTTAAACAAAACTCCTAGCGATTCTGCACCGCCAAAATCGTCTACGTCTTATATAGAACAAGTGACTCAAGCTTACACCGATGCAGCAACAGAGTACCTAACGTGTTTTAGCCGCGAGGCGGTTTCTGCTTTGGAAGCATATATGAAATTGGCGGAAACGGTGATTAATGTTAATTTGACGAATGAACCATTAAAATTGACAATTGAGCATCATCAGTTACAGTTATTGCAAAATGTTTTAGCGAATTTGGAGCAAGAATTGGAGCGGGTGCGGTTAGCCCTGAATTAA
- a CDS encoding acyl-CoA thioesterase, which produces MSFTYNRTVRFQDTDAAGVVYFANVLAMCHEAYEDSLAKVGINLKTFFSHTAVAVPIIHSSVDFFQPMFCGDKLLIDGIPQRLSDSKFEIKYQVIDAASPQRHLADALTRHVCIDTNTRTKIILPDGMINWLYSTTKKR; this is translated from the coding sequence ATGTCCTTTACCTATAATCGCACCGTCCGCTTTCAAGATACCGATGCTGCTGGTGTCGTTTACTTTGCCAATGTTTTGGCGATGTGTCACGAAGCCTATGAAGACTCTCTAGCCAAGGTGGGTATTAATCTCAAGACATTTTTTAGCCACACTGCTGTGGCTGTGCCAATTATCCACAGTAGTGTAGACTTTTTCCAGCCCATGTTTTGTGGGGACAAGCTGCTGATTGATGGGATACCTCAACGGTTAAGTGATAGCAAGTTTGAAATTAAGTATCAGGTTATCGATGCTGCTTCACCGCAACGACACCTAGCAGATGCCTTAACTCGCCATGTTTGTATTGATACGAACACTCGCACTAAAATTATCTTGCCAGATGGGATGATTAATTGGTTATATAGCACTACGAAGAAACGTTAG
- a CDS encoding serine/threonine-protein kinase, with product MNFAPGNLSSFHSEILQQTQLGQLCGQNELFCDRYEILRMLGRGGFGVTFLAKDAELPGQPLCVIKQLCPKVDDPKALENARQRFEREAKILGKLGSHSQIPMLLDYFETGEEFFLVQEYVRGSTLARLVRRSGCLSEVAIRQFLAEMLPLLDYIHRNNVIHRDIKPQNIIRCEDDGRLVLIDFGAVKEKLVQALDSSMKLASTHFIGTVGFAPPEQFSLRPVFASDIYALGMTCLYLLTGKAPLDLHSDRQTGALYWERLVHISQPLTQVLRKMTNVSLTNRYHSVRHILQDLNFKSPYDDLAQYLVKQPPPKTSTSANQDESNRKGYRTPAAKEAIAIRDWKQRREKKRWRPSQPPLGNSK from the coding sequence ATGAATTTTGCGCCGGGAAACCTGTCTTCCTTCCACTCGGAAATTTTACAGCAAACCCAACTTGGTCAGCTTTGCGGTCAAAATGAACTCTTTTGCGATCGCTATGAGATCTTGCGAATGTTGGGGCGCGGTGGGTTTGGCGTGACCTTTCTCGCCAAAGATGCTGAGTTACCGGGTCAACCGCTTTGTGTGATTAAGCAACTTTGCCCCAAAGTTGATGACCCGAAAGCCTTGGAGAATGCTCGCCAGCGTTTTGAACGAGAGGCAAAAATTCTCGGCAAACTGGGTAGTCACTCTCAGATCCCCATGTTACTCGATTACTTTGAGACTGGAGAGGAATTTTTTTTAGTTCAGGAATATGTCCGTGGTTCAACCTTAGCACGGCTAGTCAGGCGGAGTGGATGTTTATCTGAGGTAGCCATCAGACAGTTTTTGGCGGAAATGCTACCCCTACTCGACTACATTCACCGCAATAACGTGATTCACCGAGATATTAAGCCACAAAATATTATCCGCTGTGAAGACGATGGTCGGCTGGTGTTGATTGACTTCGGTGCGGTCAAGGAAAAGTTGGTGCAAGCCCTAGACAGTAGCATGAAACTCGCCTCAACTCATTTTATCGGCACCGTCGGATTTGCCCCACCCGAACAGTTTTCGCTGCGCCCGGTATTTGCCAGTGATATCTACGCCCTAGGGATGACCTGTCTTTACCTGCTAACCGGAAAAGCGCCTCTAGACTTGCACAGCGATCGCCAAACCGGTGCCTTATACTGGGAACGCTTAGTTCATATCAGTCAGCCTTTGACTCAAGTGCTGCGGAAAATGACGAATGTATCGCTGACGAATCGTTATCATTCAGTTCGGCACATTCTGCAAGACCTGAATTTTAAATCACCCTACGACGATCTGGCGCAGTATTTAGTCAAACAACCCCCCCCGAAAACTAGCACCTCAGCCAATCAAGATGAAAGTAACCGCAAGGGTTATCGCACTCCCGCCGCAAAAGAGGCGATTGCCATTCGGGACTGGAAACAACGGCGAGAAAAAAAGCGGTGGCGTCCGAGTCAACCGCCATTGGGAAATTCTAAGTGA
- a CDS encoding DUF561 domain-containing protein, with protein MTMHPKLQKAFEHRQVLKVISGLNNFDSQRVSATVKAADRGGATFVDIAADPDLIRLVKGLTNLPICVSAVEPQRFVNAVEAGADLIEIGNFDSFYAQGRRFEAAEVLTLTQQTRSLLPDITLSVTVPHILTLDRQVELAQELVQAGADIIQTEGGTSSQPRSAGTLGLIEKAAPTLAAASEISRAVSVPVLCASGLSSVTVPMAIAAGAAGVGVGSAVNQLDNEVAMVAAVRSLVEALATVNLTRIGV; from the coding sequence ATGACTATGCATCCAAAACTACAAAAAGCTTTTGAACACCGCCAAGTCCTCAAGGTTATTAGTGGCTTGAATAACTTTGACTCCCAACGGGTGAGTGCTACCGTTAAGGCGGCGGATCGGGGTGGTGCGACGTTTGTCGATATCGCCGCTGATCCAGATTTGATTCGTCTTGTAAAAGGGTTGACAAATCTACCAATTTGTGTTTCTGCCGTAGAACCCCAGCGATTTGTCAATGCAGTGGAAGCCGGGGCAGATTTGATAGAAATTGGGAATTTCGATAGCTTCTACGCCCAAGGGCGGCGGTTTGAGGCAGCAGAGGTTTTAACCTTGACCCAACAGACGCGATCGCTCTTGCCTGATATTACTCTATCCGTTACTGTTCCGCATATCCTGACGTTAGATCGGCAAGTGGAACTGGCACAAGAACTGGTGCAAGCCGGGGCAGATATTATTCAAACCGAAGGCGGTACGAGCAGTCAACCTCGTTCGGCGGGAACCTTGGGCTTGATTGAAAAAGCCGCTCCCACCTTAGCCGCTGCATCGGAAATTTCTCGCGCCGTATCTGTACCTGTACTCTGTGCTTCTGGCTTATCCAGTGTCACCGTACCTATGGCAATTGCCGCAGGCGCGGCTGGCGTTGGCGTTGGTTCGGCGGTGAATCAGTTAGACAACGAAGTGGCGATGGTTGCGGCTGTCCGCAGTTTGGTGGAAGCCTTGGCAACGGTTAACCTAACACGAATAGGCGTTTAA